The stretch of DNA tactactactactgaaagaaataagaaagaaaagaaagaaaaaaattagcCATGGGGGTGGCCTAACAGCCGGCCAGGCGCGGCCCAGCCGAGGCCAGGGCGCGGCCCAGCCGGCTGAGTGGCCCGCCAAGGAGCCGCTGCAGTATAAAAGCCTACGGTTAGGGTTGGAACCCTAACTGCCCAGCCCAACTGCCTGGCCGCCGCCCCCAGCCGCCGGCGCGCCGCCGCCATCTgcccctgccgccgccgcccgaccGCCTGCGCCGCGCCAACCGCCTTCGCCGCGTATTGTCCTCTGCGAGCCGGAGGCGGCGGAGCCTCCCCCCCCCAACCGACCCCACCGCCGGCGTTTAGGAGCGGCCGGTCGCCTCCTCCTTCACTGAGGAGGAGACAAAACCAGCGCCGAGGGCGCTTCGGTGTCCATCACGGTGTGCAGCCGTGACGGCGGCGTAGGAGCGGCCTCGGGTCGATGGTGGCCTGATCGGAGAGAGCGCCGGCGGGCTTGGAGGAAGGTTGAGTGCGACGTTGAAGGTCGGCCACCGGCGTTCAGTCCGGTGGTGAGGTGGCGGCGAAGGGGAATACGGTGCTGGCCAATGTCCCTGAGGACGCGGTGGATGGCGCCCTGGAGGAAGAACCTGCGGACTCCTCCAAGGTGGCTGTTGCCACGGGCGATGGCTGCCTCAACGGCGTCGGTGACCGCGTCGACCATGGCATTCATGGAGAGGAGTGGAGGGGTCGTCATCTTCTACCTCTCCGGTGAGTCTCCGGTGGAACTCCGGTGAACTCTTTCTCGGCCTTTTTAGCGTCAGCGAGGGCAGAACTTCGTGTTGATAACATGTTTGGTGTAAAAGTGATGGATAAGACGGTTAATCTTTGGTGCGAAAGGGCCTATCCGAAAGGGCCTGTGCGGTTGTATccctagggtttagggtttagggtttccgAAGTGTCTGTACAGTTATACTATCGATGATGTAATTAGCACATGCTAATTACAGAATTACAATAATTGATCACTAATTATTATCCCTAATAATAATTCTTAACAAGGACTTACGGAGAAACAAAGAAGGAGGTGGGCCGGGTGCTCTCGGCCAATCCGACCGGGTGCTCTCGGCCAATCCGAATAAGCATTGGCGGCCGGCCGTTCGTCGGGCCCCCGCCGGCTCGTTGCTGAGTAGAGGAGCAGATCGACTGCTCCTCGATGGAGCTATTCGCTCGCCTTGCCGGCGGCGGCATGGGCTGCCTTTGCGTCGATCGTGCCCCTGCCGTCGTATTTATAGCCTGAAGAGGATCGCAACGGGCGCGCATGGATGATGCGGTGATCGGTCAGGCTTTCGATGCGGTGGCGTTTTCATCCTCGCCGGCCGGCTCGGTGCGCGCGGCCGCCGGGCGGTTGCTGACCCGGGCAAAACGAACACGGGCATGCATATGGCTGTTGGCTGATCGATCGCTGATGCGCTTTGTTGACCTGGTTCCATGCTTGCCGAGTTGCCGTTGCATTTCATCCACTTGCATGCAACGGCCGATCGATACGATCGAGCAACGCTATGGCATATGGGTAATGGCATCTTTGGATGTAGTTAGATTTACTTTAATTTATGTGTTGGTGTAGGTTGTGgtagaatttagttcaagtttcacTCTAATCTACCTCaacacatatggattgatgTGCTGACTACATCAAACAAAACCTTAGTTGATTCATTTTTTTTCCTCTGAATTATGCTACAGACTCCGGCGGCTTAGGGCACTTTCAATGCAAAAACCATCGTAGTCTAGACATTAATTATAGTAACATCTAAGGATTTTACTATATGGTAAGAGATTTATTGAAAAAAGAGAGCAAAAATATAGAAACtgagtctaagttagaaaccatgtctacacaaaattcaagacatgaagtgatatgattggttaagaattaagagagaatgaatgtgattgggtaaaaaatattctatagaaaacAAGAAAATTTGCTAAGTGTCATATACTTTGTTGAGTGTCAAATGTCGGTCACTCGGCAAAAAGGCTCTTTGCTGAgtgttgcactcggcaaagtatgACACTCAGCATATATTGGCACTCGGCACAGAGCCTCTTTACCGAGTGCCAGACACTCGACAAAGGTTGACCCTCGGCAATGGTTGACAGTGGTGTCGAGTGCCTTAgtctgacactcggcaaagagaatATTTTTTGCCTCCAAACTTTTTCTACTGTCTTTACACTTTTATTTTGAAGTGCATGTTCAAATTTGGCACAGTTCTCGAAACATTTTCTATATATCTTTCATTTTTTTCATTTAGACGTATTTTCTCTGAAAATACAATATTGAATTGCATGTGCATTGAATCATAGAATTCGATGATTGGAAAAATGGTATTCAAGATACTTATTGTAGTTTGAGGCCTTTTTCAGGAGCACGCTCGAAATTTCAAAAGTATTATACACGAAACATGGCGACAAAGTTGCGGAAGAAATgcattttaattatataaattgcAAATGAAGTCTGAAAATTTTAAAACCTGGCGAAATGTCTTTACATCATATGTGGACCCTATGAAAAAAATTagagaattttttgcaaaagtTATCACGTACGTTAGTTATAAACCTACACTTGTCTTTGTCGAGTTCGCGATAAAAGGCACTCAACAAAGAACCATTTACCGATAAAAAATTTGTCGAGggccctttgccgagtgtaattgtgtctttgctgagtgcctacgacactcggcaaagcagctATTTCCTGTAGTGTTTCATATGtaaaattattttattatatcttTATTGGCACAAAACAGCTCGCAAGCAAAACTATAGAAGAAGTTGTCGCTATAGATGGCCATGCAGCTCGAGGCACGACGACTCAGCCCACAGCACGACATTTTGGCCCAGTCCGAGCACGGCCCAGCCCGGCAACTTATGGGCCTGGGCCGGTGGTGTGGGCCATGCTTAGGCTGACCTCTGAGCCCGCGGGCTGGCCCGAGTTTTAGGGGTCGGCCCGGCAACGGCCCGGGGCCACCTCCGCGGGCATTGCATAATCAACTCATTTTTATGTTATATATCTTTTGATGTCATTTCTATGATCTAAGAGTGAGGTTGTGAATCTGAGAAGTTGAGAGTTGTAAAAAATTGATTGTGGCATTATGCTGGTGAAGTGACCATTGTCATTCTGTCATTGTGTggttattttaattttttttttacaaaaacaggctATGGGCCGGCCCGGCTCGTCGGGCTATGCGGGCCGGCACGACACAAAGTCAGTCCGTGGGCCCGTGCTTGGACCGAAGGCTAGGCACGCAGGCTGCTGAGGCACGACACGACACGACAGACACGCAGGCCAAGTTAGCACGACACGCTACGGCCTGGGCCGGGCCGGCTCGGCCCGACCCGATGGCCATCTATAGTTGTCGCTCGTCTTTCCAACATCATTTCACAGTTTGGAAACGTAGAGAGCTTGAAGTACTGCTACAACAAGACTACAAGAGTAGAAAATAGATAGAAGACAACAGATATACTACCTCCGTCTTAAAATAAATCAATTTATAAAAATTATCCAAAGTCAAAATATCTTATTTACCCAATTTTATAGAAAAGGAAGGTAACATCTATGACCCCAAATAAATATACtaagaaaatatatttcatgataCATATCTAGTGATACTAATTtaatattataaatatatataaatttcCTTATAAAGACGAttatttttaaaatagtttgacttaagacaattTTAAAAGTTGATTTAATTTGAGGCTGAGAGGATATCGGATATATATAAAACGATCTTAAAGTTTAACCTTTGCGCAATGAAAATATTGGGTAAATTATCGGTATATAAATTGATAGTTTTATTTTAGATGATAATTTCTAGAACCTGAGAATCTATGCAAGTTTTTTCTTTTGATGATGTCAAATACTAAGATAATACAGTAGTGTCGTGTCGATCCCTGTCAGGTTGTCACCATGTGCTACGTTACCCTGTGGAAGGGCATGGCCGCATGGTGACACGATGCCAAGTACAGTGATTGACTCCACGGCCGGCCAAGACACTGACTGCTTCAAGGTCAAGTCAACCGTCCAGGCAATGTGCAACAGAATTTGGCCCGTGTTTACTTTCTGAGCGAAAAATTTTatggcactgtagcatttttgtttgtttatgaaaattattgtccaatcatggactaattaggctcaaaagattcgtctcgtaaatttcgaccaaattgtataattagtttttattttcatctatatttaatactccatgcatgcgtctaaagattcgatgtaacggagaatcttgaaaaattttgtgtttttaggtggaagtaaacaaagcctgGCCTGCCGTGTAATCGCCGGCGTTTTCATTGCCGTGGCTTGACCTCTTTTATCGCCATTGCCGACCAATCACTCCACAGGATTGGTGCTGCAGAAATGGTGTCCTCAGTCGGAGTGTTGAGGCTGCTACCATGGCTGGCACTGGCAGCGGTGCTTCTGCCACCTCCACCTGCGGCGTCGCAGCAGCCGCCGGCGAGGGGATGCCGGCAGCAGTGCGGCAACGTGACCGTCCCCTACCCGTTCGGCATCGGCGCGGGCTGCCACCGCGGCGCGCCCACGGGGGGCTTCCGGCTCCAGTGCGacgacgccggcgccggcgtcggCCGCGGACACCCGCCGCGGCTCACCGTGTCCGGCTACGGCCACGAGGTCGCCGCCATCTCGCTGGCGACGGCCGAGGCCACCGTGCTCCTCAACGCCAGCCGCGCGTGCTACGACCGCCCGGGCGACGCCGACGGCTGCGTCGTCAGCCTCCGGGAGCAACCCATGGCGCTCAACGGCAGCGCGTTCCTCTTCTCGTCGATGAAGAGCAAGTTCGTGTCCATCGGCTGCCCCGGCATCGCCTACTTCAACGACGGCGACGGGTACTACGTCACGGGGTGCATGTCCGTGTGCCGGCCGTCGGACCGCGCGCTGCCGGGGTCGTGCCGCGGCGACGACGGCTGCTGCCAGAGCAACATCCCGCTCGGGCTCAACTCCTACCGCCCCTACCTCGGCAGCTtcggccgccggcgccgcggccGGAGACGAGACCAGGAAGCGACGTTCCTGGCCAACTCCACCGCCTGCTCCTACGCGTTCATGGTGGACGCGATGTGGTTCTGGCTCGCCGGGTCGCACTTCAACCGCACCGGCGACTTCGTCGTGCCCGTCGTCGTGGACTGGGCCATCAGGGACGCCCCGAGCTGCGCCGCCGCGGCGCGGGACGTCGGCGACACGTACGCGTGCCGGAGCGCGCACAGCGTCTGCCTCGAGTCCAGCAACGGCCCCGGGTACATCTGCAACTGCACCGCCGGGTACCAGGGCAACCCGTACGTGGCCGACGGCTGCACGGACGTCGACGAGTGCCGGCACGGCGACGAGTTCCCGTGCTACGGCGTGTGCGTCAACACGCCGGGCAGCTTCACCTGCACATGCCCCAAGGGGTCCAGTGGGAACGCCACTCTACAGGGCGGCTGCCGCCGAGACGACGACAGCAGATTCGGTTTGCCACTGAAGATCGTCACCGGTGTCAGCGCCGgcgtgttgctgctgctgctggcgagCTTCTCGTCGCACCTGTGGGTTCAGAAGCGGCGGCTGCTCCAGGCGAAGAAGCGGTTCTTCGAGCAGAACGGCGGCGTCCtcctgcagcagcagctgggctCGCTGGCCAGCTCCGGCGTGGCGTTCAGGATCTTCTCCGAGGAGGATATCGGCAGGGCCACCGACGGCTTCGCGGAGGCGAGGGTCCTCGGCCGTGGAGGGCACGGCGTGGTGTACAAGGGCGTCCTCGCCGACGGCTCCGCCGTGGCCGTGAAGAAGTCGAGGGTCGTCGACGGGAAGCAGGTGAAGGAGTTCGCCAGGGAGATGCTGATCCTCTCGCAGATCAACCACCGGAACGTGGTCAAGCTCCTCGGCTGCTGCCTCGACGTCGAGGTGCCCATGCTGGTGTACGAGTACGTTTCCAATGGCAGCCTCCACGGCTACATccaccacggcggcggcggcggcggcgaggtgcAGCTGTCACCCGGCGCGCGGCTCCGCATCGCGGCCGAGTCGGCGGACGCGCTGGCGTACATGCACTCGTCGGCGTCGCCGCCGATCCTGCACCGCGACGTCAAGTCGGCGAACATCCTCCTCGACGGCGACCTCGCGGCGAAGGTGTCGGACTTCGGCGCGTCGAGGCTGGCGCCGGCGGGCGAGGCGGCGGTGGCCACGCTGGTGCAGGGCACCCTAGGGTACCTGGACCCGGAGTACCTGCTGACGAGCCAGCTGACCAGCAAGAGCGACGTGTACAGCTTCGCGGTGGTCGTGCTGGAGCTCCTCACCGGGAGGAAGGCGTTCGTCCCGGTGGAGGACGAGGACGGGGAAGAGGAAGGCGGCCTCGCGTTCTGCTTCATCACGGCGGCGCAGGCGGGACGGCACCGGGAGATCATGGACCAGCAGGTCATGGAGGAGGTGGGAGCGGAGGTGCTGGACGAGGCCACGGAGCTGCTGGTGCGGTGCCTCAGCATGGTCGCCGATGAGAGGCCAACCATGAAGGAGGTCGCCGACAAACTCCATAGGATCAGCAGCGGTACGCAAAATTAACAGTGACCCGGAGTATTGGCGCTATCAGATTAATGAGAAAGTCAAATTTGGCCTCAAAGACATGTCCTTGTGATATTGAGTTATTAACTATTGAATATACATCGTGAATCGTGATATGAACACATCGTGAGGCAGATTCATCACTGGATTTTCTACCTAACATAGGATGGAgcaattccaaaaaaaaaaatgtaggATGGAGCATATATTTTACCTAGCACTTCTATGTTTCGAGGTGTCTGTGTTGTTTGCCAAAGATTGTTTTCTGAAAATTCAGACACCAGAAATATAGCAACTCTCTTTCTTTACCAAGTTAACACAAGATGGAGGAGTATTTGGTGCATGTACAGGTCAAACAACAACCATCTAGAGTTTTTTTTCCCATGTAGGTtaagaaaataatattttttttaattaaggAATAGCACTACTTCGGTCTCCTACATTCACATTCACATGTGATATGATTATTGTGAATGAGTATAGCTGTTAAACAACAAACTCGATCGTAGCACTTAGACCACACTACACCACATGGTGATTCAAAAGCTCAGAGGGAAAAAAAAACTACTTGATGAAGAAGCGACTCAAGCTTCTATCCTATTTTATTTCCCGATCCAAACTTGGTGAAGAAgtccatcaccatgatctccaacaGTCGACACCACCCCTCATTTGACGAACCTCTCTCTTCCTCTTAAGATAGGTGCGACCATTGTCTAATCCCATAAGCCTCTCTAAAAATGACCTGCATGACCGAGTGAGATGTATTTCGTTTGAGAAAACGTTATTTATTTCTACTCAACCACACAACCCAACAAATAGCTGCAACCCAATTAAAATTTGATTTCTAAGCTTAAGAGAGAAACTTCTAAGCCATAAATGAGCTACACTACTAGGTGGTTGAATATTAAAGACAATCATGGACCGAGTTCCAAATAGATCTTCCTATACAGCAATAAAAAAAGAGATGTTGAACTGTCTCATGAGATCTTAAAAAACAATATTTAGTGCATCCATTCCAATGCCTTTTAACCAAATTGTCCTTAGGGGGTGTTGGTTgaggttgttaaagtttaacaggtactgtaacattttcgttttatttgacaattactgtccaatcatggactaagtaggctcaaaagattcgtttctcaAATTACTctgttgtgtttttagttttgtaaatagtttatatttagtacttgtccaaatattcgatgtgacggacggTAAAGTTTAACAAGgcaaaccaaacagggccttagtcaAAGTCACACCCTTCTTCAAATACCAGAGAAAGATTTTAATCTTCAAGGATAATTAGCCTTCAAAAAGATAATTTTTCCAGTATTCCTTCTCTTGTCATAGTGTCTTTGTATAAAGAATAAACTAAAACCAGACCATTCTTGTGTAAATTCCAAACAAAGACATCCTCATTTTCATTTAAGGCAATCGGCACTAATAAAGAAACCAACTCTAGCCAAGCCACCCGTTTCTCCCCAATCAAAGTTCGTCTAAACTAAACATTCAAAGGGGGCGTACCCAGTACTTGTGACACTGACATTTTCCTTTCAACAGTTCTATACAATAAGGGATATTTGTCCATTAGTGTTTCGTTTTCTACCCAAAGGTCTTTTCAAAATCTAGTTTGACAACTATGCTAGCTCTCCTTATCAATAGAGCGAAAGTCGATGGTCAAATAAGAGGTGTCATCCCTCATCTTATAGATGATGGTCTGTCAATTCTACAATATGCAGATGACACCATTATCTTTATAGATCATGATGACCTATAACAAGCAATGAATCTGAAACTTTTGCTATGTGCTTTTGAGCAATTATCTAGGCTTAAGATCAATTTCCACAAGAGTGAAATCTTTTGCTACGGTGCAGCTAAAGAGATGGAACCTTTTTATAATAGCCTCTTTGGTTGTCAGGTAGGGGAATATCTCTTTAAATATCTAGGGTCTAGGGATCCTAATGCACCACAGACAACTCCTGAATTCTGAGTGGATAAAAGTTGAAGAACGTTTTCAACAGAAACTCTCTTGCTAGAAAGTGAAATACTTGTCATACGGGGGAAGACCGGTTCTGCTTAATTCTGTTTTAAACAGCCTACCCATGTTTATGATGCCTTTCTTTGATATTCCTAAAGGAGTCCTCAAAAACCTTGATCATTTTAGGTCAAGATTCTTCTAGCAAGGCTCCTCCGATAAACACAGATATAGACTTGCCAAATGGAACATCTTATGTCGTCCTAAGGACCAAGGTGGTCTAGGTATCCTAAATTTACAATTACAAAATAAATACCTTTTGGCCAAATGGTTGGTTAATTTACTTAACACAAAAGGCATGTGGCAATCTCTTTTAAAGAGTAAATACCTAAGATCCAAAACCTTGACTTAAGTGACAGCCAAACCCAATGACTCCTATTTTTGGAGAGGACTCATGCATATCAAAGATGAGGTGTTGCCTAAAGGTTCCTTCGATATTAAAGATGAGAACAAAATGAGGTTCTGGGACGATACATGGGTAGGAGATAAGCCTCTAAAAGTTAAATATTCATCCTTATATAATATAGTGTGTGACCCGCACGCAACCGTTGCGAAAGTGATGGCCACAACACCCCTTAACATCTCCTTTAGAAGGGGCCTGGTGGATAATAAACTTATAGCATGGCTTAAAATAGTAGCTCTTATGTTGAATTGGTGGAAGGTTCAGATTACTTTCGTTGGAACTTAACCAAATCTAGGTTATTTTCGGTTCGCTCTTTGTATCTCCACCTTATTGATACACAACCACTTTTTCTTCATAAGAAGATCTGGAAAATTAAAATTCCTCTAAAATTTAAAATCTTTCTTTGGTTTCTGCAAAGGGGTGTCGTCCTAACCAAAGACAACCTCGCTAGGAAAAACTAGCCAGAA from Sorghum bicolor cultivar BTx623 chromosome 8, Sorghum_bicolor_NCBIv3, whole genome shotgun sequence encodes:
- the LOC8079882 gene encoding wall-associated receptor kinase 3, translated to MVSSVGVLRLLPWLALAAVLLPPPPAASQQPPARGCRQQCGNVTVPYPFGIGAGCHRGAPTGGFRLQCDDAGAGVGRGHPPRLTVSGYGHEVAAISLATAEATVLLNASRACYDRPGDADGCVVSLREQPMALNGSAFLFSSMKSKFVSIGCPGIAYFNDGDGYYVTGCMSVCRPSDRALPGSCRGDDGCCQSNIPLGLNSYRPYLGSFGRRRRGRRRDQEATFLANSTACSYAFMVDAMWFWLAGSHFNRTGDFVVPVVVDWAIRDAPSCAAAARDVGDTYACRSAHSVCLESSNGPGYICNCTAGYQGNPYVADGCTDVDECRHGDEFPCYGVCVNTPGSFTCTCPKGSSGNATLQGGCRRDDDSRFGLPLKIVTGVSAGVLLLLLASFSSHLWVQKRRLLQAKKRFFEQNGGVLLQQQLGSLASSGVAFRIFSEEDIGRATDGFAEARVLGRGGHGVVYKGVLADGSAVAVKKSRVVDGKQVKEFAREMLILSQINHRNVVKLLGCCLDVEVPMLVYEYVSNGSLHGYIHHGGGGGGEVQLSPGARLRIAAESADALAYMHSSASPPILHRDVKSANILLDGDLAAKVSDFGASRLAPAGEAAVATLVQGTLGYLDPEYLLTSQLTSKSDVYSFAVVVLELLTGRKAFVPVEDEDGEEEGGLAFCFITAAQAGRHREIMDQQVMEEVGAEVLDEATELLVRCLSMVADERPTMKEVADKLHRISSGTQN